The following are encoded in a window of Sinomonas cyclohexanicum genomic DNA:
- a CDS encoding YciI family protein, whose amino-acid sequence MTVFAVEYRYVSAPEEAVRRLDEVRPAHRAWLRERAESGDLLASGPIDDGSKALLVFQTADRAALDALLAQDPFQKAELVAETHAPEWNPIIGRLADAATV is encoded by the coding sequence ATGACTGTCTTCGCCGTCGAATACCGGTACGTCTCCGCTCCGGAGGAGGCGGTCCGCCGCCTCGACGAGGTGCGGCCCGCCCATCGCGCGTGGCTCCGTGAGCGCGCGGAGTCCGGCGACCTCCTCGCGAGCGGTCCCATCGACGACGGGTCGAAGGCCCTGCTCGTCTTCCAGACGGCGGATCGTGCCGCCCTCGACGCGCTCTTGGCCCAGGACCCGTTCCAGAAGGCGGAGCTCGTTGCCGAGACGCATGCCCCGGAGTGGAACCCCATCATCGGCCGCCTCGCCGACGCCGCGACCGTCTGA
- the ispG gene encoding flavodoxin/ferredoxin-dependent (E)-4-hydroxy-3-methylbut-2-enyl-diphosphate synthase encodes MTSVSLGMPDAPPPVLAPRRRTRQIRVGSVGVGSDSPISVQSMTTTPTTDINATLQQIAELTAAGCDIVRVACPSADDAEALPIIAKKSQIPVIADIHFQPKYVFAAIEAGCAAVRVNPGNIRKFDDQVKEIAQAAKDHGTSIRIGVNAGSLDARLLKKYGKATPEALVESAVWEAGLFEEHDFHDFKISVKHNDPVVMVRAYEQLAARGDWPLHLGVTEAGPAFQGTIKSATAFGALLSQGIGDTIRVSLSAPPVEEVKVGIQILQSLNLRPRKLEIVSCPSCGRAQVDVYTLAEQVTAGLEGMEVPLRVAVMGCVVNGPGEAREADLGVASGNGKGQIFVKGEVIKTVPESEIVETLIEEAMKIAEGMGEAGGEDSVQGGPVVTVS; translated from the coding sequence GTGACCTCGGTCAGCCTCGGAATGCCAGACGCCCCGCCACCCGTCCTCGCGCCCCGGCGCAGGACCCGGCAGATCAGGGTGGGGTCGGTCGGCGTCGGCTCCGATTCGCCGATCAGCGTCCAGTCGATGACCACGACGCCGACCACGGACATCAACGCCACGCTCCAGCAGATCGCCGAGCTCACGGCCGCCGGCTGCGACATCGTGCGCGTCGCGTGCCCGTCCGCGGATGACGCCGAGGCGTTGCCGATCATCGCGAAGAAGTCCCAGATCCCCGTCATCGCGGACATCCACTTCCAGCCGAAGTACGTCTTCGCCGCGATCGAGGCCGGTTGCGCCGCCGTCCGCGTCAACCCCGGCAACATCCGCAAGTTCGACGACCAGGTCAAGGAGATCGCCCAGGCGGCCAAGGACCATGGCACGTCCATCCGGATCGGGGTCAACGCCGGCTCACTCGACGCGCGCCTCCTGAAGAAGTACGGCAAGGCCACCCCGGAGGCGCTCGTGGAGAGCGCGGTGTGGGAGGCCGGCCTCTTCGAGGAGCACGACTTCCACGACTTCAAGATCTCGGTCAAGCACAACGACCCCGTGGTGATGGTCCGTGCGTACGAGCAGCTCGCGGCGCGGGGCGACTGGCCGCTGCACCTCGGCGTGACCGAGGCGGGGCCTGCCTTCCAGGGGACCATCAAGTCCGCCACCGCATTCGGTGCGCTCCTGTCGCAGGGCATCGGGGACACGATCCGCGTCTCCCTCTCGGCCCCGCCGGTCGAGGAGGTCAAGGTCGGCATCCAGATCCTCCAGTCCCTCAACCTGCGTCCTCGCAAGCTCGAGATCGTCTCGTGCCCGTCCTGCGGCCGCGCCCAGGTGGACGTGTACACGCTCGCCGAGCAGGTCACCGCGGGGCTGGAGGGCATGGAGGTCCCGCTGCGCGTCGCCGTCATGGGCTGCGTGGTCAACGGGCCGGGTGAGGCGCGCGAGGCCGATCTCGGCGTCGCCTCCGGCAACGGCAAGGGCCAGATCTTCGTCAAGGGCGAGGTCATCAAGACCGTCCCGGAGAGCGAGATCGTGGAGACCCTGATCGAAGAGGCGATGAAGATCGCCGAGGGGATGGGGGAGGCCGGTGGCGAAGATTCTGTCCAAGGCGGCCCCGTGGTCACCGTCTCGTAG
- a CDS encoding GNAT family N-acetyltransferase yields the protein MAKILSKAAPWSPSRSRTPARAVRRLTDEDTPALAELAAADPVANVFVAAHLGAHGTASAMSSGAEIVGTFDGDGQLSSACWLGANVVPIEVPVAHAQAYADVIRHSRRRFASIFGPAEATLAIFAELSGPPARDVRRAQPLLAMEGAPSVAPDPLVRVTTIEDFDTLAPACVSMFEEEVGYSPVAGGSENYYRRVRQLIAEGHSFARFGADGRVLFKAELGSVSAAASQVQGVWVEPSHRGEGLSHGGMAAVVEYARRLAPIVSLYVNDYNYKARASYRRVGFEQVGTFATVLF from the coding sequence GTGGCGAAGATTCTGTCCAAGGCGGCCCCGTGGTCACCGTCTCGTAGCCGCACGCCCGCACGGGCGGTACGCCGGCTCACCGACGAGGACACGCCCGCCCTCGCCGAGCTTGCCGCCGCCGATCCGGTCGCGAACGTGTTCGTCGCGGCCCACCTCGGCGCGCACGGGACGGCGTCCGCGATGTCCTCCGGCGCCGAGATCGTCGGGACGTTCGACGGCGATGGGCAGCTGAGCAGCGCGTGCTGGCTCGGCGCGAACGTCGTCCCCATCGAAGTGCCGGTGGCGCACGCCCAGGCCTACGCCGACGTGATCCGACATTCCCGCCGGAGGTTCGCCTCGATCTTCGGGCCGGCCGAGGCCACCCTCGCGATCTTCGCCGAGCTGTCCGGGCCACCGGCCCGCGATGTGCGTCGCGCCCAGCCGCTCCTCGCGATGGAGGGCGCCCCCTCCGTCGCGCCCGATCCGCTCGTGCGGGTCACGACCATCGAGGACTTCGACACGTTGGCCCCCGCCTGCGTGTCGATGTTCGAGGAGGAGGTCGGCTATTCGCCGGTGGCCGGGGGCAGCGAGAACTACTACCGCCGCGTCCGCCAGCTCATCGCGGAGGGGCATTCGTTCGCCCGGTTCGGCGCGGACGGCCGGGTGCTCTTCAAGGCCGAGCTCGGCTCCGTGTCCGCGGCCGCCTCGCAGGTCCAGGGCGTCTGGGTGGAGCCGTCCCACCGCGGCGAGGGGCTCAGCCACGGGGGCATGGCGGCCGTCGTCGAGTACGCCCGGCGCCTCGCGCCGATCGTGAGCCTGTACGTCAACGACTACAACTACAAGGCCCGGGCGAGCTATCGCAGGGTCGGGTTCGAGCAGGTCGGGACGTTCGCCACCGTCCTGTTCTGA
- a CDS encoding TetR/AcrR family transcriptional regulator, with protein sequence MSSVGRTAKRGRPDDGGDRRARILAAAGRLFADHGFDAVSLRRVAREAKVDPALVHHYFGGKDELFGAAVSLPADPGDLLAGLDPAVPEGRGRIVAHAVLALWEGPQQHVLAAFLRATIGSTSRTRLLRDVVRRRILARVAEGLPYDDAERDLRAALAATQVVGFILVRYVVRLEPVASLPAEDAEALLAPAVERHLTGALPAVPGAAGPGA encoded by the coding sequence ATGAGCTCAGTGGGCCGCACGGCGAAGCGGGGCAGGCCCGACGACGGCGGGGACCGGCGCGCGCGCATCCTCGCCGCCGCGGGGCGCCTCTTCGCGGACCACGGGTTCGACGCGGTGAGCCTGCGCCGGGTAGCGCGGGAGGCCAAGGTGGACCCGGCGCTCGTGCACCACTACTTCGGTGGGAAGGACGAGCTCTTCGGTGCCGCGGTGTCCCTCCCCGCCGACCCCGGTGACCTGCTCGCGGGCCTGGACCCGGCCGTGCCCGAGGGCCGCGGCCGGATCGTGGCCCACGCTGTCCTGGCCCTGTGGGAGGGCCCGCAGCAGCATGTCCTCGCCGCGTTCCTGCGCGCCACGATCGGCTCGACGTCGCGCACGAGGCTCCTGCGCGACGTCGTGCGGCGCCGGATCCTCGCCCGGGTCGCCGAGGGGCTGCCCTATGACGACGCCGAGCGCGACCTCCGCGCGGCCCTCGCCGCAACGCAAGTGGTGGGCTTCATCCTCGTGCGGTACGTGGTCCGGCTCGAGCCGGTCGCCTCCCTCCCGGCCGAGGACGCGGAGGCACTCCTCGCGCCCGCGGTCGAGCGGCACCTCACCGGGGCCCTCCCCGCGGTACCGGGCGCGGCCGGACCGGGCGCCTAG
- a CDS encoding ABC transporter permease, producing MLWATTVRVLTQLRHDHRSLALIVVVPSALLAVVYWLYENEALPPGAPRTFDRVGLIMLAIFPFIVMFLITSITMLRERTTGTLERLMTTPIHTADLLFGYGIAFSLMAALQSAIATGVAYWVFNLDIKGNGGFVVLVAVVNAVLGVALGLFCSAFARTEFQAVQFMPVVVIPQILLCGLFVARDRMNDVFQAVSDWMPLTYSVNALQEIAKNTDPTGTMWRDFGIMAAIVIGLLALASFTLPRKSS from the coding sequence ATGCTGTGGGCCACCACGGTGCGCGTCCTGACCCAGCTGCGCCACGACCACCGCAGCCTCGCGCTCATCGTCGTGGTGCCCTCGGCGCTGCTCGCGGTCGTGTACTGGCTCTACGAGAACGAGGCCCTCCCGCCCGGCGCGCCCCGCACGTTCGACCGCGTGGGCCTGATCATGCTCGCGATCTTCCCGTTCATCGTCATGTTCCTCATCACGTCGATCACGATGCTGCGCGAGCGCACTACGGGGACGCTCGAGCGGCTCATGACCACGCCGATCCACACCGCCGACCTGCTGTTCGGGTACGGCATCGCGTTCTCGCTCATGGCCGCTCTCCAGTCCGCGATCGCCACCGGGGTCGCGTACTGGGTGTTCAACCTCGACATCAAGGGCAACGGCGGGTTCGTGGTGCTCGTCGCGGTCGTGAACGCCGTGCTCGGAGTGGCCCTGGGCCTGTTCTGCAGCGCGTTCGCCCGCACGGAGTTCCAGGCGGTGCAGTTCATGCCGGTGGTCGTGATCCCGCAGATCCTGCTCTGCGGCCTCTTCGTGGCCCGCGACCGCATGAACGACGTGTTCCAGGCCGTCTCCGACTGGATGCCTCTGACCTACTCGGTCAACGCCCTCCAAGAGATCGCGAAGAACACCGACCCGACAGGGACGATGTGGCGCGACTTCGGCATCATGGCCGCGATCGTGATCGGCCTCCTCGCGCTCGCCTCGTTCACGCTCCCGCGGAAGAGCTCATGA
- a CDS encoding DUF2249 domain-containing protein yields the protein MEYTEANPLTLTQKSSCACGEHEAEGFPELDVRVIPHAIRHATIFGALDSLAVGSGLVIIANHAPLPLLAQVEQRYREGAFEVTYLTEGPEEWKVQFRREA from the coding sequence ATGGAATACACCGAAGCAAACCCGCTGACCCTCACCCAGAAGTCGTCCTGCGCGTGCGGCGAGCACGAGGCCGAGGGCTTCCCCGAACTCGACGTCCGCGTGATCCCGCACGCCATCCGGCACGCGACGATCTTCGGCGCGCTGGACTCGCTCGCCGTGGGCTCCGGGCTCGTGATCATCGCCAACCACGCCCCGCTCCCGCTCCTCGCGCAGGTAGAGCAGCGGTACCGCGAGGGCGCCTTCGAGGTCACGTACCTCACCGAAGGGCCCGAGGAGTGGAAGGTCCAGTTCCGCCGCGAGGCGTAG
- a CDS encoding helix-turn-helix transcriptional regulator, translated as MTNHSVKGAPLGPQPTLPGPALPLSGARAGIVDLLRAAGGPCTVEELAGETGQHPNTVREHLEALVGAGLAELADGPPLGEGRPGRRGRPAKHYRAVEQAPAAGYAGLAGVLAAEVARLAPDPDRAGVEAGRSWARRTLGAPAPGDSRRAVTATEARRRVLAELDELGFGVDEPREGGTHAGGTVRLVACPLLSAAKDQPRVVCSVHAGLVEESLRLLGHPELGSRLEPFAEPGACLLTIGRP; from the coding sequence GTGACAAATCATTCCGTGAAAGGCGCGCCTCTCGGTCCGCAGCCCACGCTTCCGGGTCCGGCACTGCCCCTGTCCGGGGCGCGTGCGGGCATCGTCGACCTGCTGCGCGCCGCGGGTGGTCCGTGTACGGTCGAGGAGCTCGCCGGGGAGACGGGCCAGCACCCCAACACGGTGAGGGAGCACCTCGAGGCCCTCGTCGGCGCGGGCCTCGCCGAACTCGCCGACGGCCCTCCGCTGGGGGAGGGCCGTCCCGGCCGAAGGGGGCGCCCGGCGAAGCACTACCGGGCCGTGGAGCAGGCCCCCGCGGCGGGCTACGCAGGCCTCGCGGGCGTGCTGGCCGCGGAGGTGGCGCGCCTCGCGCCGGATCCGGACCGTGCCGGGGTGGAGGCTGGCCGCAGCTGGGCCCGCCGGACCCTCGGCGCCCCGGCACCCGGCGACTCGCGCCGCGCAGTCACCGCCACAGAGGCACGACGCCGCGTGCTCGCCGAACTGGACGAGCTCGGCTTCGGCGTCGACGAGCCACGGGAGGGCGGGACCCACGCCGGCGGGACGGTACGCCTCGTGGCGTGCCCGCTGCTGTCCGCGGCAAAGGACCAGCCGCGCGTGGTCTGCTCGGTCCACGCCGGCCTCGTCGAGGAGTCGCTGAGACTCCTCGGCCACCCCGAGCTGGGCTCGCGGCTTGAGCCGTTCGCCGAACCCGGTGCGTGCCTGCTGACGATCGGCCGCCCGTGA
- a CDS encoding multicopper oxidase domain-containing protein, with amino-acid sequence MMPTLPPKGQTPGNSAAAKDPNGPGRPGTGRATWHRWANAPTLVWLLAIAVLSGIHRGIPASGWLLTHLALLGAATNAIMVYSWHFAEALLRLPVPSRRALAARLVLLNVGAAAAMGGVLGQAWLAAVAGAAAVGAAAGWHGIALLLRVRRALPSRFASTLRYYLAACALLPFGAAAGALLALPGMDDAGDLHPRLLLAHESVNVLGWVGLSVLGTLVTLFPTMLRTRAHDAAEPTSRRALWALLAGVGLAAVGALAGLRPLAAVGVLVYLGGVVVSAVPLARAVRSKPPVTFATLSALASLLWLIGALGRLAWLCATAPDWDSLHMALADLTPALAAGFAAQVLLGALSYLLPVVFGGGPSVVRRRTDMLDAAAWLRVVLANGALALYLLPVPSTVRVAAAVAGLVALAAFIWLAARAWFSRPRPEDQPRHPAGSGPIAVGASVRSRLGSGAVGLAVLLAAVVSGVAADPSVLPVAAGGSPVAATAAGAVGAKGGSGVVPTGHTTTVEVAMSGMRFVPDTVTVPAGDRLVIELANKDQTPHDLVLATGQDSGRIYPGKDGQLDAGVMGASVDGWCSVVGHKQMGMVFRVNVSGAQSSAGPSTPQAGAMDMPGMQHAAPASPGATGSSAPSAAAPHAPYPADLPPVPAGTTHKVTLTVRDTVTEVAPGVEQTLWTYNGTAPGPVLHGRVGDTFEVTLVNDASAGHSIDFHAGALAPDGPMRTIDPGQQLTYTFTATQPGIWMYHCSTMPMSLHIANGMFGAVVIDPPDAPPVDHEFVLVQSEQYHGAAANGVPGIAGLDAVSAKIAAGTPDAVVFNGYPNQYDAAPLAARAGERVRVWVLDAGPGRATSFHVVGAQFSAVWAEGAYRLAPGAGGAQTGGSQAMDLAPAQGGFVDLTFPAAGHYPFVSHYMVDAERGAHGVFDVAAAK; translated from the coding sequence ATGATGCCCACCCTGCCGCCCAAGGGGCAGACGCCCGGCAACTCCGCGGCCGCCAAAGACCCGAACGGCCCCGGGCGCCCCGGCACCGGCCGGGCCACGTGGCACCGCTGGGCCAACGCCCCAACCCTCGTGTGGCTGCTGGCCATCGCGGTGCTCTCCGGCATCCACCGCGGCATCCCTGCCTCCGGGTGGCTCCTGACCCACCTCGCACTGCTCGGGGCGGCGACGAACGCCATCATGGTCTACTCGTGGCACTTCGCCGAGGCCCTGCTGCGCCTGCCCGTGCCGTCCCGGCGGGCGCTCGCGGCGCGCCTCGTGCTGCTGAACGTCGGGGCGGCCGCGGCGATGGGCGGCGTCTTGGGCCAGGCCTGGCTCGCGGCCGTCGCAGGGGCAGCCGCCGTGGGTGCCGCGGCGGGCTGGCACGGAATCGCCCTGCTGCTGCGGGTGCGCCGGGCCCTCCCCTCCCGGTTCGCATCCACCCTGCGCTACTACCTCGCGGCCTGCGCCCTCCTGCCCTTCGGGGCTGCCGCGGGGGCCCTCCTCGCCCTCCCCGGCATGGACGACGCCGGCGACCTCCACCCGCGCCTCCTGCTCGCCCACGAGTCGGTCAACGTGCTCGGCTGGGTGGGCCTGAGCGTGCTCGGCACGCTCGTGACCCTGTTCCCGACGATGCTGCGGACCCGCGCGCACGACGCCGCCGAGCCCACCTCGCGCCGCGCCCTCTGGGCCCTCCTGGCCGGCGTCGGCCTGGCCGCGGTGGGCGCGCTCGCTGGCCTGCGGCCCCTCGCCGCCGTGGGCGTGCTCGTCTACCTGGGCGGGGTGGTCGTCTCGGCCGTCCCGCTCGCCCGGGCCGTGCGCAGCAAGCCGCCCGTGACCTTCGCGACGCTCTCGGCGCTCGCGTCCCTGCTGTGGCTCATCGGCGCGCTCGGGCGGCTCGCGTGGCTGTGCGCGACCGCCCCCGACTGGGATTCGCTGCACATGGCTCTCGCCGATCTCACCCCGGCGCTGGCCGCCGGGTTCGCGGCGCAGGTGCTGCTCGGTGCCCTCTCCTACCTGCTGCCGGTCGTGTTCGGCGGCGGGCCGTCCGTGGTGCGCCGGCGTACCGACATGCTCGACGCCGCCGCGTGGCTCCGCGTGGTCCTCGCCAATGGCGCGCTCGCCCTCTACCTCCTGCCCGTGCCCAGCACGGTGCGGGTCGCCGCCGCCGTGGCCGGGCTCGTGGCGCTCGCAGCCTTCATCTGGCTCGCGGCCCGGGCGTGGTTCTCCCGCCCCCGCCCAGAGGACCAGCCCCGGCACCCGGCCGGCTCGGGCCCCATCGCCGTCGGCGCGTCGGTCCGCAGCAGGCTCGGATCCGGCGCGGTAGGCCTCGCCGTCCTGCTGGCCGCCGTTGTCTCCGGTGTCGCCGCGGACCCGTCCGTGCTTCCGGTCGCGGCGGGCGGCTCGCCTGTGGCAGCCACGGCGGCGGGCGCGGTGGGCGCGAAGGGGGGCAGCGGCGTCGTGCCGACAGGCCACACCACCACGGTGGAGGTCGCGATGTCCGGGATGCGGTTCGTGCCGGACACCGTGACCGTCCCGGCCGGCGACCGGCTCGTGATCGAGCTGGCCAACAAGGACCAGACCCCGCACGACCTCGTGCTCGCCACAGGCCAGGACTCCGGGCGGATCTACCCGGGCAAAGACGGCCAGCTCGACGCCGGCGTGATGGGCGCGTCCGTGGACGGCTGGTGTTCCGTGGTGGGGCACAAGCAGATGGGCATGGTGTTCCGCGTGAATGTGTCGGGCGCCCAAAGTAGTGCAGGGCCGAGCACGCCGCAGGCCGGTGCGATGGACATGCCCGGCATGCAGCACGCTGCCCCCGCCTCTCCCGGTGCCACAGGCTCCTCGGCGCCGAGTGCCGCCGCGCCGCACGCCCCGTACCCGGCCGACCTCCCGCCCGTGCCGGCCGGCACGACCCACAAGGTGACCCTCACGGTGCGGGACACAGTCACCGAGGTGGCGCCCGGCGTCGAGCAGACGCTGTGGACGTACAACGGCACCGCGCCGGGGCCCGTGCTGCACGGGCGGGTGGGGGACACGTTCGAGGTCACGCTCGTCAACGACGCGTCCGCTGGGCACTCGATCGACTTCCACGCTGGTGCGCTCGCCCCGGACGGGCCCATGCGGACCATCGACCCGGGCCAGCAGCTCACGTACACGTTCACGGCCACGCAGCCGGGAATCTGGATGTACCACTGCTCCACGATGCCGATGTCCCTGCACATCGCCAACGGGATGTTCGGGGCCGTCGTGATCGACCCGCCGGACGCGCCGCCCGTGGACCACGAGTTCGTGCTCGTCCAGAGCGAGCAGTACCACGGCGCCGCGGCCAACGGCGTGCCGGGCATCGCCGGCCTTGACGCTGTCTCAGCCAAGATCGCCGCGGGCACACCGGACGCGGTCGTGTTCAACGGGTACCCGAACCAGTACGACGCCGCCCCGCTCGCCGCGCGCGCGGGCGAGCGGGTGCGCGTGTGGGTGCTCGACGCCGGCCCGGGCCGCGCGACGTCGTTCCACGTGGTCGGCGCGCAGTTCAGCGCGGTATGGGCCGAGGGCGCGTACCGACTCGCGCCCGGCGCCGGTGGTGCCCAGACCGGCGGCTCCCAGGCCATGGACCTCGCGCCAGCCCAGGGCGGCTTCGTGGACCTGACGTTCCCCGCCGCGGGCCACTACCCGTTCGTGAGCCACTACATGGTGGACGCCGAGCGGGGGGCACACGGGGTCTTCGATGTCGCCGCGGCGAAGTGA
- a CDS encoding proline--tRNA ligase — translation MVLRLSTLFLRTLREDPADAEVASHKLLVRAGYIRRAAPGIYTWLPLGLAVLRKVEQVIREEMAAIGSQEVHFPALLPKEPYEATNRWTEYGEGIFRLKDRKDADYLLAPTHEEMFTLLVKDLYSSYKDLPLSLYQIQNKYRDEARPRAGLLRGREFIMKDSYSFDVDDAGLDVSYAKHREAYLKIFARLGLEVIPVKATAGAMGGSKSEEFLHPTEVGEDTFVRSAGGYAANVEAVATVVPGEVDYSDAPAAQVLDTPDTPTIDTLVAASQTIFPNPERPWTGADTLKNVVLAVTLPTGETQLVVIGLPGDRAVDLKRVEANIGAFLPIAGEIGIEAASDEQLKAQPLIVKGYLGPGLDRDDALLGLEGKAKILYLVDPRVVSGTRWITGANEHGKHVYGLVAGRDFGWDGVIECTEVRAGDPAPDGSGPLETARGIEMGHIFQLGRKYAEALELKVLNENGKQVTVTMGSYGIGVTRAVAALAESNHDDRGLVWPRAVAPADVHVVAVGRGEEIFAEAERITAEFEARGLTVMLDDRPKVSPGVKFGDAELIGVPTIVAVGKGLATGTLEVKDRRSGTAEDVPVAEVVDRVVAMVRDGATAVLASADVD, via the coding sequence GTGGTCCTGCGACTCTCCACCCTGTTCCTCCGCACGCTCCGCGAGGACCCCGCCGACGCCGAGGTTGCGAGCCACAAGCTCTTGGTCCGCGCCGGCTACATCCGCCGTGCGGCCCCGGGCATCTACACGTGGCTCCCGCTCGGGCTCGCGGTGCTGCGCAAGGTCGAGCAGGTGATCCGCGAGGAGATGGCCGCGATCGGCTCGCAGGAGGTCCACTTCCCGGCGCTACTGCCGAAGGAGCCCTACGAGGCGACCAACCGCTGGACCGAGTACGGCGAGGGCATCTTCCGCCTCAAGGACCGCAAGGACGCCGACTACCTCCTGGCCCCCACCCACGAGGAGATGTTCACCCTCCTGGTGAAGGACCTGTACTCCTCGTACAAGGACCTCCCTCTTTCGCTCTACCAGATCCAGAACAAGTACCGCGACGAGGCCCGGCCGCGAGCCGGCCTCCTGCGCGGGCGTGAGTTCATCATGAAGGACTCCTACTCGTTCGACGTGGACGACGCCGGTCTGGACGTCAGCTACGCGAAGCACCGTGAGGCGTACCTGAAGATCTTCGCCCGGCTCGGCCTCGAGGTGATTCCCGTCAAGGCGACCGCGGGTGCGATGGGCGGGTCCAAGAGCGAGGAGTTCCTCCACCCGACCGAGGTCGGCGAGGACACGTTCGTCCGTTCCGCCGGCGGCTACGCGGCGAATGTCGAGGCCGTCGCGACCGTGGTGCCGGGCGAGGTCGACTACTCCGATGCCCCGGCCGCGCAGGTCCTCGACACCCCTGACACCCCCACGATCGACACGCTCGTGGCCGCGTCCCAGACGATCTTCCCGAACCCCGAGCGTCCCTGGACCGGCGCGGACACGCTCAAGAACGTGGTCCTCGCGGTCACGCTGCCCACGGGTGAGACCCAGCTTGTGGTGATCGGCCTCCCCGGCGACAGGGCCGTGGACCTCAAGCGCGTCGAGGCGAACATCGGGGCGTTCCTGCCCATCGCCGGCGAGATCGGCATCGAGGCCGCGAGCGACGAGCAGCTCAAGGCGCAGCCGCTCATCGTCAAGGGCTACCTCGGTCCGGGCCTGGACCGCGACGACGCGCTCCTCGGCCTCGAGGGCAAGGCGAAGATCCTCTACCTCGTGGACCCGCGCGTGGTCTCCGGCACCCGCTGGATCACCGGTGCCAACGAGCACGGCAAGCACGTCTACGGCCTCGTGGCCGGCCGCGACTTCGGCTGGGACGGCGTCATCGAGTGCACCGAGGTCCGCGCGGGCGATCCCGCCCCGGACGGCTCCGGGCCGCTCGAGACCGCGCGCGGGATCGAGATGGGCCACATCTTCCAGCTCGGTCGCAAGTACGCCGAGGCGCTCGAGCTCAAGGTCCTCAACGAGAACGGCAAGCAGGTCACCGTGACGATGGGCTCCTACGGGATCGGCGTGACCCGCGCGGTAGCTGCCCTCGCCGAGTCCAACCACGACGACCGTGGCCTTGTCTGGCCGCGCGCCGTGGCACCCGCGGACGTGCACGTGGTCGCCGTGGGCCGCGGCGAGGAGATCTTCGCCGAGGCCGAGCGCATCACCGCCGAGTTCGAGGCCCGCGGCCTGACCGTGATGCTCGACGACCGTCCCAAGGTCTCCCCGGGCGTCAAGTTCGGCGACGCCGAGCTCATCGGCGTCCCGACCATCGTCGCCGTCGGCAAGGGCCTCGCCACGGGTACGCTCGAGGTCAAGGACCGCCGCAGCGGCACCGCCGAGGACGTCCCGGTCGCCGAGGTCGTGGACCGCGTCGTTGCGATGGTCCGGGACGGCGCCACCGCGGTGCTGGCCTCGGCCGACGTCGACTAG
- a CDS encoding sulfite exporter TauE/SafE family protein has translation MVSGFEAVDPLTLILIIVAGFCAGWVDAVVGGGGLIQLPALLAVPGIAPVQALATNKMGSVFGTTTSALTYARRVRPDLRTAIPMAVVALVGAFGGASVATVLPGRVFKPIILAAIVAVALFTAFKPQMGQYTQLRLKGRRHLAAACGLGLAIGFYDGLIGPGTGSFLVIALVSGMGYAFLEASAKAKIVNMATNIGALILFGLFAPAGTLLWGLGLVLGAANMLGGYTGARMAVARGNTFIRWVFLAVVAALAVKLGIDVWNENFA, from the coding sequence GTGGTCAGCGGCTTCGAGGCCGTCGATCCCCTCACCCTGATCCTGATCATCGTCGCGGGGTTCTGCGCGGGGTGGGTCGACGCCGTCGTGGGCGGCGGCGGGCTCATCCAGCTGCCCGCCCTCCTCGCTGTCCCCGGCATCGCCCCTGTGCAGGCCCTCGCGACGAACAAGATGGGCTCGGTCTTCGGCACGACGACGAGCGCGCTCACCTACGCGCGCCGTGTCCGCCCCGACCTGCGCACGGCCATCCCGATGGCCGTCGTGGCCCTCGTCGGCGCGTTCGGCGGAGCGTCCGTGGCCACCGTGCTGCCCGGAAGAGTGTTCAAGCCGATCATCCTGGCCGCGATCGTCGCCGTCGCGCTCTTCACCGCGTTCAAGCCGCAGATGGGCCAGTACACCCAGCTGCGGCTCAAGGGCCGCCGCCACCTCGCGGCGGCCTGCGGACTGGGCCTCGCGATCGGGTTCTACGACGGGCTGATCGGTCCCGGCACGGGCTCGTTCCTCGTCATCGCGCTCGTCTCAGGCATGGGGTACGCGTTCCTCGAGGCCAGCGCGAAGGCCAAGATCGTGAACATGGCCACCAACATCGGCGCGCTCATCCTTTTCGGCCTCTTCGCCCCGGCGGGCACGCTCCTCTGGGGGCTCGGGCTCGTGCTGGGCGCGGCGAACATGCTCGGCGGCTACACCGGCGCCCGCATGGCCGTGGCCCGCGGCAACACGTTCATCCGGTGGGTGTTCCTGGCCGTGGTCGCGGCCCTCGCCGTCAAGCTCGGGATCGACGTCTGGAACGAGAACTTCGCCTGA